A genomic segment from Deltaproteobacteria bacterium encodes:
- a CDS encoding DUF4157 domain-containing protein, which yields MGVMLYQASSATLFIVVKTTFFACCLLLLGTLPTSLASSYVVHIENQTSPTPTVEDWLSTLGTALGPTLADAIRRGRDQAHPRAQAIPPAIRQKLAPFFSAAILKKVRYSTDWQNVTSDGALYSLLLATGAEAVTLGEVVIFRDAANAADPLLWAHELTHVEQYTRLGIAAFATQYLQQGWQMEEEAKAKARKIQQQLSPPRIQ from the coding sequence GTGGGAGTGATGCTTTATCAGGCTTCCTCAGCTACTCTCTTCATTGTGGTGAAAACGACTTTTTTTGCTTGCTGTCTTCTTTTGCTTGGGACATTGCCAACGTCGCTCGCTTCTTCGTATGTTGTTCATATTGAGAACCAGACGTCTCCCACACCAACAGTAGAAGATTGGTTATCGACTCTTGGGACGGCTCTTGGACCCACGCTTGCCGATGCGATTCGTCGTGGCCGAGACCAGGCGCATCCTCGCGCACAAGCTATCCCTCCAGCAATCCGCCAGAAACTCGCTCCCTTTTTTTCAGCTGCGATACTGAAGAAAGTCCGCTATTCCACTGACTGGCAGAACGTCACGTCCGATGGCGCCTTGTATAGTCTGCTCCTTGCCACCGGTGCAGAGGCTGTGACCTTGGGAGAGGTGGTCATCTTTCGTGACGCAGCGAATGCGGCAGATCCTCTCTTGTGGGCACACGAGCTGACCCATGTTGAACAATACACGCGACTTGGTATTGCAGCGTTTGCTACACAGTATCTACAACAAGGTTGGCAGATGGAAGAGGAGGCCAAGGCAAAGGCCAGGAAGATTCAACAACAGCTCTCTCCTCCTCGTATTCAGTAA
- a CDS encoding DUF2793 domain-containing protein — MRKPDKASLPHWDTGMDTNLKRLGAVVGLSVKDRDLTTPPASPTNGDRYLIPAAATGVWAGKTNQIAVRIADAWEYHSPKIGWLCYIEDEAKLSAYKSTGWSAGLAI, encoded by the coding sequence CTGAGGAAGCCTGATAAAGCATCACTCCCACACTGGGACACCGGCATGGACACCAACCTCAAGCGCCTCGGCGCTGTGGTGGGTCTGTCCGTAAAAGACCGCGACCTGACCACGCCACCGGCCAGCCCCACCAACGGCGACCGCTACCTCATTCCTGCCGCTGCCACGGGCGTGTGGGCAGGCAAAACCAACCAGATCGCGGTGCGCATTGCCGATGCCTGGGAGTACCACTCGCCCAAGATCGGCTGGCTTTGCTACATCGAGGACGAGGCCAAGCTCTCGGCCTACAAGTCCACCGGCTGGAGCGCAGGTCTCGCCATCTGA